Proteins encoded together in one Chelonoidis abingdonii isolate Lonesome George chromosome 1, CheloAbing_2.0, whole genome shotgun sequence window:
- the LOC142047312 gene encoding scavenger receptor cysteine-rich type 1 protein M130-like — protein MEFDGHWYAGYRLANGSTRCLGRVELRHGGTWETLCDSQWDLQAAHTLCQQDDCGFALSIPAGQLFGTGDGYVWNGTFGCKRNESRLRDCPVTALGTTECPPGSEASVVCSGCLGGRLVNGTECSGRVEIRHGDTWGSLCASHWDLQDANVLCHQLNCGYAESIQGGAHFGEGNGTIWSDTFHCEGTESCLWNCSRMALGNPACSPRDTARVICSGP, from the exons ATGGAGTTTGATGGGCACT GGTACGCTGGGTACAGGCTGGCAAACGGCAGCACACGGTGTTTGGGGAGAGTGGAGCTTCGCCATGGAGGTACCTGGGAAACCCTCTGTGACTCCCAGTGGGATTTGCAGGCTGCCCACACCCTCTGCCAGCAGGATGACTGTGGATTCGCCCTGTCGATTCCAGCAGGACAGCTCTTTGGCACAGGAGATGGGTATGTCTGGAACGGCACATTTGGCTGTAAGAGGAACGAATCCCGTCTGAGGGACTGTCCTGTTACTGCACTGGGCACAACTGAGTGTCCCCCTGGGAGCGAAGCCAGTGTGGTGTGTTCAG GGTGCCTGGGTGGCAGGTTAGTGAATGGGACTGAGTGCTCCGGGAGAGTGGAGATCCGACATGGAGACACATGGGGAAGCCTCTGTGCCTCTCACTGGGATTTGCAAGATGCCAACGTCCTCTGCCATCAGCTGAACTGTGGTTATGCCGAGTCGATCCAGGGAGGAGCCCATTTCGGGGAAGGGAACGGAACCATATGGAGCGACACTTTTCATTGTGAAGGAACTGAATCTTGCCTGTGGAATTGTTCTCGCATGGCCCTGGGCAACCCAGCCTGCTCCCCCCGAGACACGGCCAGGGTTATTTGCTCAG GTCCATAG